The following are from one region of the Luteimonas sp. MC1572 genome:
- a CDS encoding energy transducer TonB, giving the protein MVLHPVIHGRDAARPDPVRIAGISGTLLLNSAAFLLLLAPMTRTLEVPRAEAPPVVVLVPDRPKPPDPPPVEVAVVRPQPTAPAPTFAPRIEAPAMPPAIVVEHGSVAVDPEPMAESAAAGSVLPAHGPVTGMRLEYGEASAPPYPRDALRDGAEGTVMLQVLVGVDGRPLEVTIHAGSGHRRLDEAARRHVLRHWRFRPALRGGEPVQALGLVPIEFVLDRG; this is encoded by the coding sequence ATGGTCCTGCATCCCGTTATCCACGGTCGCGACGCCGCACGCCCCGATCCTGTCCGTATCGCGGGCATCAGCGGCACCCTGCTGCTGAACTCGGCGGCGTTCCTGCTGCTGCTGGCGCCGATGACCCGGACGCTCGAGGTGCCTCGCGCCGAGGCGCCGCCGGTCGTGGTGCTGGTCCCCGACCGGCCGAAGCCGCCTGATCCGCCGCCGGTCGAAGTGGCGGTGGTGCGCCCGCAGCCCACCGCCCCCGCGCCAACATTCGCCCCGCGCATCGAGGCGCCCGCCATGCCGCCGGCAATAGTGGTGGAACACGGCAGCGTCGCGGTGGATCCGGAGCCTATGGCCGAATCCGCCGCCGCCGGCAGCGTGCTGCCGGCACACGGCCCGGTCACCGGCATGCGCCTCGAGTACGGCGAGGCGAGTGCTCCGCCCTACCCGCGCGATGCGCTGCGCGATGGCGCCGAAGGTACGGTGATGCTGCAGGTCCTGGTGGGGGTCGACGGTCGGCCGCTGGAGGTCACGATCCACGCCGGCAGCGGCCATCGCCGGCTCGACGAGGCCGCGCGCCGCCACGTGCTGCGCCACTGGCGCTTCCGTCCGGCGCTGCGCGGTGGCGAGCCGGTGCAGGCGCTGGGCCTGGTGCCGATCGAGTTCGTCCTCGACCGCGGCTGA
- the rsfS gene encoding ribosome silencing factor produces the protein MTTPTQVIKTSLPNPPPAVEVLLATVLEAVAELKAQDVVEIDVRGKTSVCDYMVVASGTSTRHVKAIANEVVRFAKRLDCQPLGVEGEREAEWVLVDLGDVVVHLMLPRVREFYALERLWTVGDEPPGRDADADAGHDAGAAPRQTRG, from the coding sequence TTGACCACCCCCACCCAAGTCATCAAGACCAGTCTGCCCAACCCGCCCCCCGCAGTCGAAGTGCTGCTGGCCACCGTGCTCGAGGCGGTCGCCGAACTGAAGGCCCAGGACGTCGTGGAGATCGATGTCCGCGGCAAGACCAGCGTCTGTGACTACATGGTGGTGGCATCCGGCACCTCCACGCGGCACGTCAAGGCGATCGCCAACGAGGTGGTCCGCTTCGCCAAGCGCCTCGACTGCCAGCCGCTGGGCGTGGAGGGCGAGCGTGAGGCCGAGTGGGTGCTGGTCGACCTGGGCGACGTGGTGGTGCACCTGATGCTGCCGCGGGTACGCGAGTTCTATGCGCTCGAGCGCCTGTGGACCGTGGGCGACGAGCCGCCGGGCCGCGACGCCGACGCCGATGCCGGCCACGACGCAGGCGCCGCGCCCCGCCAGACGCGGGGCTGA
- a CDS encoding diguanylate cyclase yields the protein MLQASVSRLRPYRTPAFALALALLVGVCLATVLGVRGLVESRDWVEHSYKVIGALDQVQSTLHGAEAGARGYRLAGHPGMLAEYMANMEDNERAREALVVAAADNPTQLGLARRIDALSETRIADLQRLVDIQQRDGAPAAIRAMRPAESVAAHQVFIAASTALRAEETRLLEERLGTSRRNAVLLISFVVLGLAVSLGLMIALLRSLTVENSRSRHLEAEARMAIARTECAQARAERLGAQRQKLGAYAGMLQSCQNLDEAMEATAFTLRQLVPWLGGRCYVARASRDFLETAAHFGQEAVASGDLIAPGDCWGIRRGQPHHVDGHSGGQRCAHLDHTGSLAGVSSLCVPLVAQGDTLGMLHVNAQANGNEDDNDVEMVTSVGEQLAMAIANLRLRETLRVQSLRDPLTGLFNRRYLEENLARELQRCERRNLPLSLLMIDVDNFKRFNDQHGHAAGDAVLSHVGRTLEALVRGEDLACRYGGEEFTLILPEADAATAITRAETIRRTVAMTTLLHMGQTLGPVTLSIGVASFPADGATPEVLLGLADASLYRAKAEGRDRVVHATATS from the coding sequence GTGCTGCAGGCGTCTGTCTCCAGGCTGCGCCCCTACCGCACACCTGCGTTCGCCCTGGCGCTCGCGCTGCTGGTCGGTGTCTGCCTGGCTACGGTGTTGGGCGTCAGGGGCCTGGTGGAGAGCCGGGACTGGGTGGAACACAGCTACAAGGTGATCGGCGCGCTCGACCAGGTCCAGTCCACGCTCCACGGCGCGGAAGCCGGCGCGCGCGGATACCGCCTTGCCGGGCACCCGGGAATGCTGGCCGAGTACATGGCCAACATGGAAGACAACGAACGCGCGCGCGAAGCGCTGGTCGTCGCTGCCGCGGACAATCCCACGCAGCTGGGCCTGGCCAGGCGCATCGACGCCCTGTCGGAGACGCGGATCGCCGACCTGCAGCGGCTGGTCGACATCCAGCAGCGCGACGGCGCGCCTGCGGCCATCCGCGCCATGCGCCCCGCTGAAAGCGTGGCCGCCCACCAGGTGTTCATTGCCGCCAGCACTGCATTGCGCGCCGAGGAAACGCGCCTGCTGGAGGAGCGACTCGGCACCAGCCGGCGGAACGCCGTCCTGCTGATCAGCTTCGTGGTGCTCGGGCTGGCGGTGTCGCTGGGGCTGATGATCGCGCTGCTGCGCAGCCTGACCGTCGAGAACAGCCGCAGTCGTCACCTCGAGGCGGAGGCGCGCATGGCCATCGCGCGCACCGAGTGCGCGCAGGCGCGCGCCGAACGTCTCGGCGCGCAGCGCCAGAAGCTGGGTGCCTACGCCGGCATGCTGCAGAGCTGCCAGAACCTCGATGAAGCCATGGAGGCCACGGCGTTCACCCTGCGGCAGCTGGTGCCGTGGCTGGGCGGGCGCTGCTACGTGGCCCGGGCGTCGCGCGATTTCCTGGAGACCGCCGCGCACTTCGGCCAGGAAGCGGTCGCGAGTGGCGACCTGATCGCACCCGGCGACTGCTGGGGCATCCGCCGCGGCCAGCCGCACCACGTCGACGGACACAGCGGCGGGCAGCGCTGCGCGCATCTCGACCACACCGGCAGCCTGGCCGGCGTGTCGTCGCTGTGCGTGCCGCTGGTCGCGCAGGGCGACACCCTGGGCATGCTCCACGTCAACGCCCAGGCCAATGGCAACGAGGACGACAACGACGTCGAGATGGTCACCTCGGTCGGCGAGCAGCTGGCCATGGCGATCGCCAACCTGCGCCTGCGTGAAACGCTGCGCGTGCAGTCGCTGCGCGATCCGCTGACCGGCCTGTTCAACCGCCGCTACCTCGAAGAGAATCTGGCGCGCGAACTGCAGCGCTGCGAGCGCCGCAACCTGCCGCTGTCGCTGCTGATGATCGATGTCGACAACTTCAAGCGCTTCAACGACCAGCATGGCCACGCTGCGGGCGATGCCGTGCTGTCGCACGTCGGTCGCACGCTGGAGGCGCTGGTGCGCGGCGAGGACCTTGCGTGCCGCTATGGCGGCGAGGAATTCACCCTGATCCTGCCCGAGGCGGACGCGGCCACCGCGATCACCCGCGCCGAGACCATCCGCCGCACCGTGGCGATGACCACCCTGCTGCACATGGGCCAGACCCTCGGGCCGGTGACGCTCTCGATCGGCGTGGCCAGCTTTCCGGCCGACGGCGCCACGCCGGAAGTGCTGCTCGGCCTGGCGGACGCATCGCTCTATCGCGCCAAGGCCGAAGGGCGCGACCGCGTTGTGCACGCCACCGCCACCAGCTGA
- the lptE gene encoding LPS assembly lipoprotein LptE, which yields MTRSHLRSFVLALLVLALPACGFHLRDALTLPPDLDRVRVTAQDPYSALAQSLSRSLERAGIEVPTGDSPGASVLRIHSEQWESQPLSVDQFGRAQEYTLRYAAVFSLVDGSGGMLVPQQVIELSRDYVSLPQDSTGSESERELLSRELQREMASSVLRRIDAVTRSRAVEAEAGRAVPAVAPAVDDPAAGTP from the coding sequence ATGACCCGTTCCCATCTCCGTAGCTTCGTACTGGCGCTGCTGGTACTCGCGCTCCCCGCCTGCGGTTTCCACCTTCGCGACGCGCTCACGCTGCCGCCGGACCTGGACCGGGTGCGGGTGACCGCGCAGGACCCCTACAGCGCGCTGGCGCAGTCGCTGTCGCGCTCGCTGGAGCGTGCCGGCATCGAAGTGCCGACCGGCGACAGCCCCGGCGCCTCCGTCCTGCGGATCCACTCCGAACAGTGGGAGTCGCAGCCGCTCAGCGTCGACCAGTTCGGTCGCGCCCAGGAATACACGCTGCGTTACGCGGCGGTGTTCTCGCTGGTCGACGGCAGCGGCGGCATGCTGGTGCCGCAGCAGGTGATCGAGCTGTCGCGTGACTACGTATCGCTGCCCCAGGATTCCACCGGCTCGGAGAGCGAGCGCGAGCTGCTGTCACGCGAGCTGCAGCGCGAGATGGCGTCATCCGTGCTGCGTCGCATCGATGCGGTCACCCGCAGCCGTGCGGTCGAAGCCGAAGCCGGCCGCGCGGTTCCGGCCGTCGCGCCCGCCGTCGACGATCCCGCCGCCGGCACGCCCTGA
- the leuS gene encoding leucine--tRNA ligase: MSNTSESPDPSSYQPQAVEAAAQGFWERERAFEVSEDSAKPKFYCLAMLPYPSGALHMGHVRNYTISDVISRHKRMTGHNVLQPMGWDAFGLPAENAAIKNRTAPAKWTYANIDHMRTQLKSLGYAIDWSREFATCNPDYYVHEQRMFVRLMEKGLAYRRNSVVNWDPVDQTVLANEQVIDGRGWRSGAVVEKREIPQWFLRITDYAQELLDGLDTLDGWPDPVKTMQRNWIGRSEGLEIAFRVDGEDAPLVVYTTRPDTLMGATFISIAGEHPLALKAAQGNPELAAFLADLRQGGVSEVELEAQEKRGMATGQWAIHPVTGEDVPIYVANFVLMGYGTGAVMAVPAHDQRDWEFAKAYGLPVHPVIVPPGVADALREVASDVAHDADPFQAALAGGSVDAWDTSAAVAMVRDFLDGIEQRGAYTERGTLVNSGDYDGMDFDAAFAALAARFEAEGSGRKRVNFRLRDWGVSRQRYWGCPIPVVYCGACGAVPVPEDQLPVVLPEDVEAAFASGTVQSPLKSNPEWRRTSCPTCGQPAERETDTFDTFMESSWYYARYTSPGAADMVDARGRYWTPVDQYIGGIEHAILHLLYFRFFHKLLRDQGLVDSDEPAVNLLTQGMVVADTYYREAANGARDWINPADVEVERDERGRVVGAHLRSDGQPVSVGGTEKMSKSKNNGVDPQSMVDKYGADTVRLFSMFASPPTLSLEWNEAGVEGMSRFMRRFWREVQKHADTLPLPAGDVSPPTAAQRTLRRQLHETIQKVGDDYGRRHSFNTAIAALMEFMNHVAKFDDASPGGRAVRHEALSAMVLLLNPVTPHACHALWQVLGHAETVLEDVAFPVVDPAALVRDALTLAVQVNGKLRGTIEVAADAAREVIEATALAEPGVARMLEGLSVRKVIVVPGKIVNVVAS; this comes from the coding sequence GTGTCCAACACCTCCGAAAGCCCCGATCCTTCCAGCTACCAGCCACAGGCCGTCGAGGCGGCGGCGCAGGGCTTCTGGGAGCGGGAGCGCGCGTTCGAGGTGTCCGAGGACAGCGCCAAGCCGAAGTTCTACTGCCTGGCGATGCTGCCGTATCCGTCCGGTGCGCTGCACATGGGCCACGTGCGCAACTACACCATCAGCGACGTGATCAGCCGCCACAAGCGCATGACCGGCCACAACGTGCTGCAGCCGATGGGCTGGGACGCGTTCGGGCTGCCGGCCGAGAACGCCGCGATCAAGAACCGCACCGCGCCGGCGAAGTGGACCTACGCCAACATCGACCACATGCGCACCCAGCTGAAGTCGCTGGGCTACGCGATCGACTGGTCGCGCGAGTTCGCCACCTGCAATCCCGACTACTACGTCCACGAGCAGCGCATGTTCGTGCGGCTGATGGAAAAGGGCCTGGCCTACCGCCGCAACTCGGTGGTGAACTGGGATCCGGTCGACCAGACCGTGCTCGCCAACGAGCAGGTCATCGACGGCCGCGGCTGGCGCTCGGGTGCGGTGGTCGAGAAGCGCGAGATCCCGCAGTGGTTCCTGCGCATCACCGACTACGCCCAGGAGCTCCTCGACGGGCTGGACACGCTCGACGGCTGGCCGGATCCGGTCAAGACCATGCAGCGCAACTGGATCGGCCGCAGCGAAGGCCTCGAGATCGCCTTCCGCGTGGATGGCGAGGACGCCCCGCTGGTGGTGTACACCACGCGCCCGGACACGCTGATGGGCGCGACCTTCATCAGCATCGCCGGCGAGCACCCGCTGGCGCTGAAGGCCGCGCAGGGCAATCCCGAGCTGGCCGCGTTCCTCGCCGACCTGCGCCAGGGCGGGGTGTCGGAAGTCGAGCTCGAGGCGCAGGAAAAGCGCGGCATGGCCACCGGTCAGTGGGCCATCCATCCGGTCACCGGCGAGGACGTGCCGATCTACGTCGCCAACTTCGTGCTGATGGGTTACGGGACCGGCGCGGTGATGGCGGTGCCGGCGCACGACCAGCGCGACTGGGAGTTCGCCAAGGCCTATGGACTGCCCGTGCATCCGGTGATCGTGCCGCCGGGCGTGGCCGATGCGCTGCGCGAGGTGGCCAGCGACGTCGCCCATGACGCCGATCCGTTCCAGGCGGCGCTGGCCGGCGGTTCGGTCGACGCCTGGGACACCTCGGCCGCGGTGGCGATGGTCCGCGATTTCCTGGACGGCATCGAGCAGCGCGGCGCGTACACCGAGCGCGGCACGCTGGTGAATTCCGGCGACTACGACGGCATGGATTTCGACGCCGCCTTCGCGGCGCTGGCGGCGCGCTTCGAAGCCGAAGGCAGCGGTCGCAAGCGCGTCAACTTCCGCCTGCGCGACTGGGGCGTCAGCCGCCAGCGCTACTGGGGCTGCCCGATTCCGGTGGTCTACTGCGGTGCCTGCGGCGCGGTGCCGGTGCCCGAGGACCAGCTGCCGGTGGTGCTGCCGGAGGATGTCGAGGCCGCCTTCGCCTCCGGAACGGTGCAGTCGCCGCTCAAGTCCAACCCGGAATGGCGCCGCACCAGCTGCCCGACGTGCGGCCAGCCGGCCGAGCGCGAAACCGACACCTTCGACACCTTCATGGAGTCGAGCTGGTACTACGCCCGCTACACCTCGCCGGGCGCCGCCGACATGGTGGATGCGCGCGGCAGGTACTGGACGCCGGTCGACCAGTACATCGGCGGCATCGAGCACGCCATCCTGCACCTGCTGTATTTCCGCTTCTTCCACAAGCTGCTGCGTGACCAGGGCCTGGTGGACAGCGACGAACCCGCGGTCAACCTGCTGACCCAGGGCATGGTGGTCGCCGACACCTATTACCGCGAGGCCGCCAACGGCGCGCGCGACTGGATCAACCCGGCGGATGTCGAGGTGGAGCGCGACGAGCGCGGCCGCGTGGTGGGCGCGCACCTGCGCAGCGACGGGCAGCCGGTGTCCGTCGGCGGCACCGAGAAGATGTCGAAGTCGAAGAACAACGGCGTCGATCCGCAGTCGATGGTCGACAAGTACGGCGCGGACACCGTGCGCCTGTTCTCGATGTTCGCCTCGCCGCCGACGCTCTCGCTGGAGTGGAACGAGGCCGGCGTGGAGGGCATGTCGCGCTTCATGCGGCGCTTCTGGCGCGAGGTCCAGAAGCACGCCGACACGCTTCCCTTGCCTGCGGGGGACGTGTCGCCACCCACGGCCGCGCAGCGCACCCTGCGGCGCCAGCTGCACGAGACCATCCAGAAGGTCGGCGACGACTACGGCCGCCGCCACAGCTTCAATACCGCGATTGCCGCGCTGATGGAGTTCATGAACCACGTAGCGAAGTTCGACGACGCGTCGCCGGGCGGCCGCGCCGTGCGCCACGAGGCGCTCTCGGCGATGGTGCTGCTGCTGAATCCGGTGACGCCGCACGCCTGCCATGCGCTGTGGCAGGTCCTCGGCCATGCGGAGACGGTGCTGGAGGACGTCGCGTTCCCGGTCGTCGATCCGGCGGCGCTGGTGCGCGACGCGCTGACCCTCGCGGTGCAAGTGAACGGCAAGCTGCGCGGCACCATCGAAGTCGCCGCCGATGCCGCGCGCGAGGTCATCGAGGCCACCGCGCTCGCCGAGCCCGGCGTCGCCCGCATGCTGGAAGGGCTGTCGGTGCGCAAGGTGATCGTGGTGCCCGGCAAGATCGTCAACGTGGTGGCTTCATGA
- the rlmH gene encoding 23S rRNA (pseudouridine(1915)-N(3))-methyltransferase RlmH has product MKARLVAVGERPPGWVSEGFAEYRKRLSHWLPLELVEITPGLRGKGRDAVRATSDEGQRVLAALPRDVHVVALDSRGRAWDSEALATRLEHWRGQGRDLAFLVGGPEGHADEVLARADETWSLGPLTLPHMLVRLVLAEQLYRAAALLANHPYHRA; this is encoded by the coding sequence ATGAAAGCGCGCCTGGTCGCCGTTGGCGAGCGCCCCCCGGGCTGGGTGTCGGAGGGCTTTGCCGAATACCGCAAGCGGCTGTCGCACTGGCTGCCGCTGGAACTTGTCGAAATCACGCCCGGCCTGCGCGGCAAGGGCCGCGATGCGGTGCGCGCGACCAGCGATGAAGGCCAGCGCGTGCTCGCCGCGCTGCCGCGGGACGTGCACGTGGTGGCGCTGGATAGCCGCGGGCGCGCCTGGGACTCGGAAGCGCTGGCGACCCGGCTTGAGCACTGGCGGGGGCAGGGGCGCGACCTCGCCTTCCTCGTCGGCGGGCCCGAGGGCCACGCCGACGAGGTGCTGGCCCGCGCCGACGAAACCTGGTCGCTGGGCCCGCTGACGCTGCCGCACATGCTGGTGCGCCTGGTGCTGGCGGAGCAGCTGTACCGTGCGGCCGCGCTGCTCGCCAACCATCCCTACCACCGCGCCTAG
- the nadD gene encoding nicotinate-nucleotide adenylyltransferase produces the protein MTLLACYGGSFDPVHLGHVAIACAVRDRLGAEVVLLPAADPPHKARTHADAEARAEMLELAIAGEPGMRVDRRELRRDGPSYSVDTLRLIRAEQGPHRPIAWVVGGDSLLQLDRWHRWRELFAHGHVLAVERPGAPLDAATVERLAFTVHRGIEFRRREASALADSPAGGYAVLALPELRDESSTEVRRRIAAGEDWPPMVPAAVAAHIRQHRLYVGGPGSGTAASL, from the coding sequence GTGACATTGCTGGCCTGCTACGGCGGCAGCTTCGACCCGGTGCATCTCGGCCACGTGGCCATCGCGTGCGCGGTGCGCGACCGGCTTGGCGCCGAAGTCGTGCTGCTGCCCGCCGCGGATCCGCCGCACAAGGCGCGCACGCACGCCGACGCCGAGGCGCGCGCGGAGATGCTGGAGCTGGCAATCGCGGGCGAGCCGGGGATGCGGGTCGATCGGCGCGAACTGCGCCGGGACGGGCCGTCGTACAGCGTGGACACCCTGCGCCTGATCCGTGCCGAACAGGGCCCGCACCGGCCGATCGCCTGGGTGGTCGGTGGCGATTCGCTGCTGCAGCTCGACCGCTGGCACCGCTGGCGGGAGCTGTTCGCGCACGGCCACGTGCTCGCCGTGGAGCGCCCGGGTGCGCCGCTGGACGCGGCGACCGTGGAGCGCCTGGCGTTCACGGTGCACCGTGGCATCGAGTTCCGGCGCCGCGAGGCCAGCGCGCTTGCGGATTCACCGGCCGGTGGCTACGCCGTGCTCGCCTTGCCCGAACTGCGCGACGAATCCTCCACCGAAGTGCGGCGCCGCATCGCCGCCGGGGAGGATTGGCCGCCGATGGTGCCGGCGGCCGTTGCCGCACATATCCGCCAACATCGGCTGTATGTCGGCGGGCCCGGGTCCGGGACCGCCGCTTCGCTATAA
- the holA gene encoding DNA polymerase III subunit delta, giving the protein MARELTPEQLATGLAGAPLAPVYLVAGPETLRVLEAADAIRARAREEGFAEREVFDVEGRDIDWDGLEASLRAPSLFSARRVIEVRLPTTKPGKQGAEVITAYCADPPPDTCLLVTGGEWSGKHGGKWSEAVARAGSIAVAWAIKPHELHGWVEARLRRRGVRADRDAVQLLVERVDGNLLAAAQEIDKLVLLAEGGVIDAARMQVLVADAARFDVFRLVDAALNGEGAQAVRMLAGLRAEGEAVPALMGMVVMELQRAAALARVQARGGNLAAEFKVQRVWDAKQAAYKRALARHPAARWERFVAVAGRIDRIAKGRGEGDAWQVLERLLLAVADARALPLLAA; this is encoded by the coding sequence ATGGCCAGGGAACTGACGCCGGAGCAGCTGGCCACCGGGCTTGCCGGAGCGCCCCTGGCGCCGGTCTACCTGGTCGCCGGCCCGGAAACCCTGCGCGTGCTCGAGGCGGCGGATGCGATCCGCGCCCGGGCGCGCGAAGAGGGCTTCGCCGAGCGCGAGGTGTTCGATGTCGAAGGTCGTGACATCGACTGGGACGGGCTCGAGGCGAGCCTGCGCGCGCCCAGCCTGTTCTCGGCACGGCGCGTGATCGAGGTGCGCCTGCCCACCACCAAGCCGGGCAAGCAGGGCGCCGAGGTCATCACCGCCTACTGCGCCGACCCGCCGCCCGATACCTGCCTGCTGGTCACCGGCGGCGAATGGAGTGGCAAGCACGGCGGCAAGTGGAGCGAGGCGGTCGCGCGTGCCGGTTCCATTGCCGTGGCCTGGGCGATCAAGCCGCATGAGCTGCACGGCTGGGTCGAGGCCCGGCTGCGGCGGCGCGGCGTGCGCGCCGATCGCGACGCCGTGCAGCTGCTGGTTGAACGCGTCGACGGCAACCTGCTGGCCGCCGCTCAGGAGATCGACAAGCTGGTGCTGCTGGCCGAGGGTGGCGTGATCGATGCCGCGCGCATGCAGGTGCTGGTGGCCGACGCCGCGCGCTTCGACGTGTTCCGCCTGGTCGACGCCGCGCTCAACGGCGAAGGCGCGCAGGCCGTGCGCATGCTCGCAGGGCTGCGCGCCGAGGGCGAAGCGGTCCCGGCGCTGATGGGCATGGTGGTGATGGAGCTGCAGCGCGCGGCGGCGCTGGCGCGGGTGCAGGCGCGTGGCGGCAACCTGGCCGCGGAATTCAAGGTGCAGCGGGTCTGGGATGCGAAGCAGGCGGCGTACAAGCGCGCGCTGGCACGCCATCCGGCGGCGCGCTGGGAGCGCTTCGTGGCCGTGGCCGGACGGATCGACCGCATCGCCAAGGGGCGCGGCGAGGGCGACGCCTGGCAGGTGCTGGAGCGCCTGCTGCTCGCGGTCGCCGACGCGCGCGCGCTGCCGCTGCTCGCGGCGTGA